GGACTGAGAGAAGTCACATCCAGTATTAACCATCCATAAGTGGTTGAGGTGCCCATCTCCTGAGCAAACTCATAGGTCATATCCATTCCCATCACTCCGATCCAAGAATGTGGATAACTGTCACCATTCACAAGCCAAGCAATCTCGCGGAGGATTGCATCGGAGGGTATGGCAAAGCCTACTCCTGTCGAGTTTTCGATTATGGCAAATGTAACGCCCACCACTTGACCCTTAGAGTTCAACAGTGGACCGCCGGAGTTACCCGGATTGATAGGAGCACTAATTTGTATGACATTGGCAATAGAATATCCGCCTGCAAGCTCTTCAGGAATTGCTCTTCCAAGCTGGCTAACGATGCCCGTTGTCATGGAGCCGATTAACTCGTAGGGATTACCTATGGCTATTACGAAATCACCCACTCTGACCAGCGAGGAGCTGACTATAGGAAGAGGTTTGAATTCTTCTGGAGGAGCACCGTCAACGGAGAGAACAGCAAGGTCAACATAAACGTCTGAGCCAAGAACACTGGCAGAATATGCATAGCCATTTGTGAAAGTGACGGAACAGCTCGTTGTACCTTGAACCACATGGTAGTTCGTGATCACAATCGGACCTGAAAAGGAATCACTTGAATAATTATAGACAAACCCTGAGCCTGCCACCGCCCCGTGAGCTGTTTGCCCACGAATCAAAACTACAGAGTCTTTGATGCCATCGTAGAGCTCGGAAAGCGATATATTTCCTACAAGGGTTTGGTTGTAGCTTCCTAGAGCCTCTGTCATGGCGGAGATTTGGGTTTGAAGGGTTGCAACTTTGTTTTCTAGCTCTCTAATCCTACTTGAGCATAGTTGATATGTGTAGATACTTCCAACAATACCGGCGACTACTATGAGGGCAATCACTGCCACTGTTATAAGTGAAAGGCGGTTTGAGCGAGGTTCATATTCGTTGAACAAGTTTTGCGGTATCCCAAAATCTTATCATCAGATGCTGGCCTTTGATTCTTATAAGCGTTCCTTAAAGGTAAAGAGTGTTCTAGACTCTCTTTTAATAACATAGGCAACCGTATTCCAATATGGCACGTATGGAGGAGACAATAGAATTGAAGCAGCATACGAGTTTGCAGCCATTACCGTTTTTTAGTCTGTGTCTTATCATCTCCACGTTAAGTTACACTGCACCCCTGCAGCTTGAAATGCTAACATGATGGTTCGCGAATTCCAAAAAAACAGCGATAAAAAACACTAAATACTACAAGGGCTTTGCGGTTTCAAGCTTATAGAAGGCGAAGAATAGACCGTGCGCAAGGGCGTACCAGAAGGTTTCTGAAAGATGAAGAAAGCCAGAAGCGCCCTCATATTTTACAGAAGTGAGAAACACTGTGAGTGTTACCAAGAGATTGTGAAAAGAAAATAGGGACCCCAGAAAAAGTGCAGTCCATGTTCAAGTTCATCCTTTAAAGGTAAATATGGCCAACCCATCAATAATAGGACATGTATCAGACCATTTGCAACATAGAATATCAATGGCGCTTTTGATATAACAAGAAAAATAGGCCCAATGCACCTACGATTGCAAATAGAGTCATCAACCATATCGGAACCTTGTGCTGAAGGAAAGAATCCACGCTCTACCACTTAATTTCGCTCGTATCAGCGGCTATCTGTCCCTTATTCCCTTTTGAAAGTTGTAGATATCCAGTCACTAGCACTGGTGTTTGAATTTTGGCGCCGGGGAGAGGATTTGAACCCCTGAGGGTCAAAGACCCACCGGCTGACTAGCCCACTTCTAAACACTATGGATCTCGAGGCCGGCGCATTACCGCTCTGCCACCCCGGCACCAACAAGGTCAAAAAGACTGCAACATATCTAAAAGCGTTTTGCCTCATGTCTCTACTCATATTTTAAACCTGATGGATGCCTGTCTGGGCCCAAACAAAATCTATAGAGCTCTGAGAAGCGCATACAAAGTTCTCAATCCTTTAAAGATAAAAGCAACCAATACCAAACAGACAGAAAGGAAACCCGCGTCATGAAATTAACAAACAAACTACTCCAAATCAACCCAGCAACCACGCAACAGAAAATCACACGCTTCATCAAGGATTACATAAATAAAACCAAAACAAAAGGGATAGTCCTAGGCATCTCAGGAGGAATAGACAGCGCCACCACAGCCGTCCTAGCCACAAAAGCCATAGGCCCTAACAAAGTCTTGGGTTTATACATGCCAGAAGAGGAAACCTACAACAAAACTGACCACAAACACGTAAAGCTCCTCGCTGAAAAATTCAAATTCAAATTGAAAACCATCGATCTCACTCAAACTCTAAGCATTCTATACAAAACCATCCCAGACTACAACCCAAAAGACAAACTTAGCCGAGGCAACCTCAAGGTTCGAACCCGCATGCTTGTCTGGTACTACTATGCCAACCGCCAAAACCGCATCGTTGCAGGCAGCAGCGACAAAAGCGAAACAATGATAGGCTACTACACCAAATGGGGAGACGCAGCCGCAGACATCTCCCCCATCATGGATCTATACAAAACCCAAGTCCGGCAACTCGCCCTCCACCTAAGCATACCACCAGCAATAGCAAAAAAGCCATCAACCCCGGGCCTCTGGCCAAACCAAACCGCAGAAGAAGAAATCGGCCTAAAATATGAAATCCTCGACCTAATCCTCTACGGCCTAGAACACTTCATGCCCACCAAATCAATAGCAAAACAACTACATCTACCCGCCAAAACAATCGCAACCGTTAAAAAAAGATGGCTACAAACAGAACATAAAAGACAAATGCCCCTAACAACCAAACTCCAATATCGAACTATAAACGCCGACTTCAGACTCGCCCGTGTAACAGAGGTAGTATAACATGAAAGAAGAATTTAAAGTAGCCCTCGCACAAT
The Candidatus Bathyarchaeota archaeon genome window above contains:
- a CDS encoding trypsin-like peptidase domain-containing protein — its product is MFNEYEPRSNRLSLITVAVIALIVVAGIVGSIYTYQLCSSRIRELENKVATLQTQISAMTEALGSYNQTLVGNISLSELYDGIKDSVVLIRGQTAHGAVAGSGFVYNYSSDSFSGPIVITNYHVVQGTTSCSVTFTNGYAYSASVLGSDVYVDLAVLSVDGAPPEEFKPLPIVSSSLVRVGDFVIAIGNPYELIGSMTTGIVSQLGRAIPEELAGGYSIANVIQISAPINPGNSGGPLLNSKGQVVGVTFAIIENSTGVGFAIPSDAILREIAWLVNGDSYPHSWIGVMGMDMTYEFAQEMGTSTTYGWLILDVTSLSPAAKYGLKADDIILIMNDTQIINGDEISSYLEEYTSPGQTTNITVERVGSEMIIPLVLGTRPPPS
- a CDS encoding NAD+ synthase — translated: MKLTNKLLQINPATTQQKITRFIKDYINKTKTKGIVLGISGGIDSATTAVLATKAIGPNKVLGLYMPEEETYNKTDHKHVKLLAEKFKFKLKTIDLTQTLSILYKTIPDYNPKDKLSRGNLKVRTRMLVWYYYANRQNRIVAGSSDKSETMIGYYTKWGDAAADISPIMDLYKTQVRQLALHLSIPPAIAKKPSTPGLWPNQTAEEEIGLKYEILDLILYGLEHFMPTKSIAKQLHLPAKTIATVKKRWLQTEHKRQMPLTTKLQYRTINADFRLARVTEVV